A window of Blastomonas sp. SL216 contains these coding sequences:
- a CDS encoding SDR family oxidoreductase, whose translation MTDTKYIFITGGASGIGREVARYFAARGWFVGLADVNHKGMEETASLLPAGMSSIHSLDVRSREQWTQALEAFTEKSGGKLHVLFNNAGVGIGGLLEEHSEDDIEKLVDINFKGVVYGAHIGHKYLKATPGSCLLNTSSASGIYGSAGLSVYSATKFAVRGLSEALDIEWGPDNVRVRALLPSFIDTPLLDGPVARTNQSSRDSVTAAGLEIAPVSIVAEAAWTAVHDPKHVHSYVGPTAKRLAFAAKWMPGSIRKRGGLMTRQGRGE comes from the coding sequence ATGACCGACACCAAATATATCTTCATCACCGGCGGAGCCTCGGGAATCGGGCGCGAGGTGGCGCGCTACTTCGCGGCGCGCGGCTGGTTCGTCGGTCTGGCCGACGTGAATCACAAGGGCATGGAAGAGACCGCCAGCCTGCTGCCCGCTGGCATGTCGTCGATCCACAGCCTTGATGTGCGCAGCCGCGAGCAATGGACCCAGGCGCTGGAGGCCTTTACCGAGAAGAGCGGCGGCAAGCTGCACGTGCTGTTCAACAATGCCGGGGTGGGCATTGGCGGTCTGCTCGAGGAGCATAGCGAGGACGATATCGAGAAACTGGTCGACATCAACTTCAAGGGCGTCGTCTATGGCGCGCATATCGGCCACAAATATCTGAAGGCCACGCCCGGATCGTGCCTGCTCAACACCTCGTCGGCGTCGGGGATCTACGGCTCTGCAGGGCTGTCGGTCTATTCGGCGACCAAGTTCGCGGTGCGCGGGCTGTCCGAAGCGCTCGATATCGAATGGGGCCCGGACAATGTCCGCGTGCGCGCGCTGCTGCCGAGCTTCATCGATACGCCGCTGCTCGACGGTCCGGTGGCGCGCACCAACCAGTCGAGCCGCGACAGCGTGACGGCGGCAGGGCTGGAGATCGCGCCGGTATCGATCGTCGCCGAGGCGGCATGGACCGCAGTGCACGATCCCAAGCATGTTCACAGCTATGTCGGCCCGACTGCCAAGCGCCTGGCCTTTGCCGCGAAATGGATGCCCGGATCGATCCGCAAGCGCGGCGGACTGATGACCCGCCAGGGCCGGGGGGAGTAG
- a CDS encoding diacylglycerol kinase family protein, whose amino-acid sequence MTKTWLIVNEASGSYDAAVIADIVTWFAQSDQPVDCIVRCPDEELPGPEKLRNAGVDTLAIYAGDGTTNSALKAAAGWDGGVLILPGGTMNLLARALHGEQPCQAIIAEAGRDARTRQLNTVEIGDSIAYVGVIAGPTTSWAKVREHARHTELADLVFNAIPAAISESLSGPQVGIAANDQRFPAIFAAPRENMMALCGFTASTIGEVLSHANAWLSGDFREGPRVDLGSATSATLVSDADTIGLLIDGEPAEARPGDTLRLGHAPHNFIETRPPAAP is encoded by the coding sequence ATGACCAAGACCTGGCTTATCGTCAACGAAGCGAGCGGCAGCTATGACGCAGCCGTGATCGCCGACATCGTCACCTGGTTCGCGCAAAGCGACCAGCCCGTGGACTGCATCGTCCGCTGCCCCGATGAAGAGCTGCCCGGCCCCGAAAAGCTGCGCAATGCGGGCGTCGATACGCTCGCCATCTATGCCGGCGATGGCACCACCAACAGCGCCCTGAAGGCGGCTGCCGGCTGGGACGGCGGCGTGCTGATCCTGCCCGGCGGCACGATGAACCTGCTCGCCCGCGCGCTGCACGGCGAACAGCCCTGCCAGGCGATCATCGCCGAAGCTGGCCGCGACGCGCGTACCCGGCAGCTCAATACGGTCGAGATCGGCGACAGCATCGCCTATGTCGGCGTGATCGCCGGGCCGACGACAAGCTGGGCCAAGGTGCGCGAGCATGCCCGGCATACCGAGCTGGCCGATCTGGTGTTCAACGCGATCCCCGCCGCCATCTCGGAAAGCTTAAGCGGACCGCAGGTCGGCATCGCGGCGAACGACCAGCGCTTCCCTGCGATCTTCGCTGCCCCGCGCGAGAACATGATGGCGCTGTGCGGCTTTACTGCATCGACTATCGGCGAGGTGCTCAGCCATGCCAATGCCTGGCTGAGCGGCGATTTCCGCGAAGGCCCGCGCGTCGATCTGGGCAGCGCAACCTCCGCCACCCTGGTCAGCGATGCCGACACGATCGGCCTGCTGATCGATGGCGAACCGGCGGAAGCACGCCCCGGCGATACCCTGCGCCTGGGCCATGCGCCACACAATTTCATCGAAACGCGCCCGCCCGCCGCGCCATGA
- a CDS encoding ABC transporter permease/substrate-binding protein produces the protein MTLDWPRILDLLAQHVQLSFAALGLALVIALPLAIWSVRNRTVASITLGFASLVQTIPALALLALFFPLLLALSAVFGDVISPLGFLPSLLALTLYALLPILRNAVTGLRSVEPAMVEAADGVGMTGLQKLWLVEAPLASTTIMAGVRTAAVWTIGAATLSTTVGQPSLGDLIFAGLQTQNWSLVLAGCAAAAGLAITVDLLLGLIESGIAHRRHARIWGAGIALALGLGIALWPAPASDKPVVTIGAKRFSEQYILARLIGRRLEAAGYDVRYREGLGSAVVYRALTSDEVQVYVDYAGTIWTNEMQRQDPEPRRQMIGEIARWARAQHGVQLVGPLGFENTYAFAVRPDDARRLGLRSLDDVVRVAPDFVFGTDVEFLERPEWQMVQKAYPLRFKGRRAFEPTFMYRALSLGEADIISAFSSDGRIAANGFVVLADPKGAVPSYDAILLASRSAAADKRLMAALKPLVGAIPVEKMREANYRVDRDANKQSPADSAAWLDQAISAKTEDRNP, from the coding sequence GTGACGCTGGACTGGCCGCGCATTCTCGATCTGCTCGCCCAGCATGTGCAATTGAGCTTTGCAGCATTAGGGCTGGCGCTGGTGATCGCGCTGCCGCTCGCCATCTGGTCGGTGCGCAACCGCACCGTCGCCAGCATCACCCTGGGCTTTGCCAGCCTGGTCCAGACCATCCCCGCGCTGGCGCTGCTCGCCCTGTTCTTCCCGCTGCTGCTCGCGCTGTCGGCGGTGTTCGGCGATGTTATCTCGCCGCTCGGCTTCCTGCCCTCGCTGCTCGCGCTCACCCTTTATGCGCTGCTGCCGATCCTGCGCAACGCGGTCACCGGGCTGCGCTCGGTCGAACCGGCGATGGTCGAGGCGGCGGACGGTGTGGGCATGACCGGCCTGCAGAAGCTGTGGCTGGTCGAAGCCCCGCTCGCCTCCACGACGATCATGGCCGGGGTGCGCACGGCGGCAGTATGGACGATCGGCGCGGCGACGCTCTCCACGACCGTCGGGCAGCCGAGCCTGGGCGACCTCATCTTTGCCGGGCTGCAGACGCAGAACTGGTCGCTCGTGCTCGCCGGGTGCGCGGCGGCGGCGGGCCTTGCCATCACCGTCGACCTGTTGCTGGGGCTGATCGAAAGCGGCATCGCGCACCGCCGCCATGCGCGCATCTGGGGCGCCGGGATCGCGCTGGCGCTGGGCCTGGGAATCGCGCTCTGGCCTGCCCCTGCGAGTGACAAGCCGGTGGTAACCATCGGTGCCAAACGCTTCTCGGAACAGTATATTCTGGCGCGGCTGATCGGTCGGCGACTGGAAGCGGCGGGTTATGACGTGCGCTATCGCGAAGGGCTGGGCAGCGCAGTCGTCTATCGCGCGCTGACCAGCGATGAGGTGCAGGTCTATGTCGATTATGCCGGGACGATCTGGACCAACGAGATGCAGCGCCAGGACCCCGAGCCGCGCCGCCAGATGATCGGCGAGATCGCGCGCTGGGCCAGGGCGCAGCACGGGGTGCAGCTGGTCGGGCCGCTGGGCTTTGAAAACACCTATGCCTTTGCCGTGCGCCCCGATGATGCCAGGCGGCTGGGGCTGCGCTCGCTCGACGATGTGGTCCGCGTTGCACCGGATTTCGTCTTCGGCACCGATGTCGAGTTTCTGGAGCGGCCCGAATGGCAGATGGTGCAAAAGGCCTATCCGCTGCGCTTCAAGGGCCGCCGCGCATTCGAGCCGACCTTCATGTATCGCGCGCTCTCGCTTGGCGAGGCGGACATCATCTCTGCCTTCAGCTCCGACGGCCGCATCGCCGCCAACGGCTTTGTCGTGCTCGCCGATCCCAAGGGCGCGGTGCCCAGCTATGACGCGATCCTGCTCGCCAGCCGTTCGGCCGCAGCCGACAAGCGCCTGATGGCGGCGCTCAAGCCTCTGGTCGGCGCAATCCCGGTGGAAAAAATGCGGGAGGCCAATTATCGCGTCGACCGGGACGCGAACAAGCAAAGCCCGGCCGATTCGGCCGCCTGGCTGGACCAAGCCATCTCCGCGAAGACCGAGGACAGAAATCCATGA
- a CDS encoding ammonium transporter: MIARLARIFTMAMAAVAAPAWAAPAMVDPATLDVSNSGDTAFMLVCAALVMLFAAPGVLLMQAGRGTARAAQGVFLQGTAIAALVSLLWVVVGYTLAFGDPSGGVIGGGNAWMLIALGNVRFGTAVPESAFVLFQIAAAMFAAVLVAGAWAGRGRFGWALAFGGLWSLIVYAPVAHWIWGGGWLYGFGVLDYAGGIALHFCAGLSALVAALVIGRRTGWPGAAAATHSPVMVLAGGALLFIGNFALTGGWTLAATDDASSAIINAHVAACTSALVWLLIEKLRTRTVTAMGAVSGLVAGLAAIAPASGLVSPGAAILIGVIATPACYFALRFVTETLAIDDSNHAFVLHGVGGLVGALLVAVFISDGFGGVGYAEGGSMIGQLVAQLVGLAGVAMWSILGTLIISYGIATAIPMRISPAEEAGEALAPPAPLAPPAPAPVAEAAPPAAEQVAAPQG; the protein is encoded by the coding sequence ATGATCGCAAGGCTGGCGCGCATTTTCACCATGGCCATGGCAGCGGTTGCCGCGCCTGCATGGGCCGCGCCCGCGATGGTCGATCCGGCGACGCTCGATGTTTCCAATTCGGGCGATACCGCCTTCATGCTGGTCTGTGCCGCGCTGGTGATGCTGTTTGCAGCACCGGGCGTGCTGTTGATGCAGGCCGGACGCGGCACCGCGCGCGCCGCGCAGGGCGTGTTCCTGCAGGGCACGGCCATCGCCGCGCTTGTCTCGCTGCTCTGGGTCGTGGTCGGCTATACCCTGGCCTTTGGCGATCCCAGCGGCGGCGTGATCGGCGGCGGCAATGCCTGGATGCTGATCGCGCTGGGCAATGTCCGCTTCGGCACCGCCGTGCCCGAAAGCGCGTTCGTGCTGTTCCAGATCGCCGCAGCCATGTTCGCCGCCGTGCTGGTCGCAGGCGCCTGGGCTGGGCGCGGCCGCTTCGGCTGGGCGCTGGCCTTTGGCGGGCTGTGGAGCCTCATCGTCTATGCGCCGGTCGCGCACTGGATCTGGGGCGGCGGCTGGCTCTACGGCTTTGGCGTGCTCGATTATGCCGGCGGCATCGCGCTGCATTTCTGCGCCGGCCTGTCCGCGCTGGTCGCTGCCCTCGTCATCGGTCGCCGCACCGGATGGCCGGGCGCTGCTGCTGCGACGCACAGCCCGGTGATGGTGCTGGCAGGCGGCGCGCTGCTGTTCATCGGCAATTTCGCGCTGACCGGCGGCTGGACTCTGGCAGCGACCGACGATGCCAGCAGCGCGATCATCAACGCGCATGTCGCAGCGTGCACCAGCGCGCTTGTCTGGCTGCTGATCGAAAAGCTGCGCACCCGCACGGTCACCGCGATGGGCGCGGTGAGCGGCCTGGTCGCAGGCCTTGCCGCCATCGCCCCCGCATCGGGGCTGGTTTCGCCGGGCGCGGCGATCCTGATCGGGGTGATTGCCACCCCGGCCTGCTATTTCGCGTTACGCTTCGTCACCGAAACGCTGGCGATCGACGACAGCAACCATGCCTTTGTCCTGCACGGGGTCGGCGGTCTGGTCGGCGCGCTGCTGGTCGCGGTGTTTATCAGCGATGGCTTTGGCGGCGTCGGCTATGCCGAAGGCGGCAGCATGATCGGCCAGCTGGTCGCGCAGCTGGTGGGCCTGGCCGGTGTCGCGATGTGGTCTATCCTGGGCACGCTGATCATCAGCTATGGCATCGCCACCGCCATCCCGATGCGCATTTCTCCGGCGGAAGAGGCAGGCGAGGCGCTCGCTCCGCCCGCACCGCTCGCCCCGCCCGCACCGGCACCAGTAGCCGAAGCCGCCCCGCCCGCTGCCGAACAGGTCGCCGCGCCGCAGGGCTGA
- a CDS encoding metallophosphoesterase — protein MTLLFHASDLHFGAEDSAALAWFADQVTEEQPDAVIITGDLTMRARSAEFAAAQAWLAELGRPVLIEPGNHDLPYFNPVRRIWRPYGRVMRLQEQLHDGVMLDHVQLVSLRTTARAQLRLNWSKGRVGKRALHEALHALGDADHATKLRLVLAHHPLIEAETQTSGRTTGGRAALEALTAAGADAVLSGHVHDPFDLNVDTPAGSIRLIGAGTLSERVRASRPSFNRLQVHGGKLDARVCAMS, from the coding sequence ATGACCCTGTTGTTCCACGCCAGCGACCTGCATTTCGGCGCCGAGGACAGCGCCGCGCTTGCCTGGTTTGCCGATCAGGTGACCGAAGAGCAGCCCGATGCGGTGATCATCACCGGCGACCTGACGATGCGCGCGCGATCGGCCGAATTCGCCGCCGCCCAGGCCTGGCTGGCCGAGCTGGGACGTCCGGTGCTGATCGAGCCCGGCAACCACGACCTGCCCTATTTCAACCCCGTGCGGCGCATCTGGCGGCCCTATGGCCGGGTGATGCGGCTGCAGGAGCAGTTGCACGATGGCGTGATGCTCGATCATGTTCAGCTCGTTTCGCTGCGCACCACTGCCCGCGCACAGCTGCGGCTCAACTGGTCCAAGGGCCGGGTCGGCAAGCGCGCGCTGCACGAGGCGCTGCACGCGCTGGGCGACGCCGATCACGCCACCAAGCTGCGGCTGGTGCTGGCGCATCATCCGCTGATCGAGGCCGAGACCCAGACCAGTGGCCGCACCACCGGCGGCCGGGCGGCGCTGGAGGCGCTCACCGCAGCGGGCGCGGATGCCGTGCTTTCCGGCCATGTCCACGACCCGTTCGACCTCAATGTCGATACCCCCGCTGGCTCGATCCGGCTGATCGGCGCGGGCACGCTGTCCGAGCGGGTCCGCGCATCGCGCCCCTCGTTCAACCGGTTGCAGGTGCACGGCGGCAAGCTCGACGCCCGCGTCTGCGCGATGTCCTGA
- a CDS encoding DNA-3-methyladenine glycosylase 2 family protein, with protein sequence MGLTAEQLTQGLDTIAAREPAIARALGIAGYPEPRIRERGYTTLLRTIVGQQVSVAAAASVWNKLEAALGTGAAPEALIAADFDALRACGLSRQKQGYARSLAELVVSGGLDLENLPPDDEAAIAELVRIKGIGRWSAEIYLLFAEGRPDIWPAGDLAVQAGIGRILGLEARPSEKETRLIADPWSPHRGAVAILTWHCYNNAAL encoded by the coding sequence ATGGGATTGACCGCAGAGCAGCTGACGCAGGGGCTGGACACGATCGCCGCGCGCGAACCGGCGATTGCGCGCGCGCTGGGCATTGCAGGCTATCCCGAACCGCGCATCCGCGAGCGAGGCTATACGACCCTGCTGCGCACGATCGTCGGCCAGCAGGTGAGCGTTGCGGCAGCGGCATCGGTCTGGAACAAGCTGGAGGCGGCATTGGGCACCGGGGCCGCGCCCGAGGCGCTGATCGCGGCGGATTTCGATGCACTGCGCGCCTGTGGCCTCTCCCGCCAGAAACAGGGCTATGCGCGCTCGCTTGCCGAACTGGTGGTGAGCGGCGGTCTCGATCTGGAGAACCTGCCGCCAGACGACGAGGCGGCGATTGCCGAGCTGGTGCGGATCAAGGGCATCGGCCGCTGGTCGGCGGAAATCTATCTGCTGTTCGCCGAGGGCCGCCCTGATATCTGGCCCGCTGGCGATCTGGCGGTACAGGCGGGGATCGGCCGCATCCTGGGGCTGGAGGCGCGGCCCTCCGAAAAGGAAACGCGTCTCATCGCCGATCCCTGGTCACCGCATCGCGGCGCGGTCGCGATCCTCACCTGGCATTGCTACAACAATGCCGCGCTTTGA
- the lepA gene encoding translation elongation factor 4, whose translation MTDLKHIRNFSIIAHIDHGKSTLADRLIQQTGGLSEREMSAQVLDNMDIEKERGITIKAQTVRLNYTAKDGQLYELNLMDTPGHVDFAYEVSRSLAACEGALLVVDAAQGVEAQTLANVYQSIEHDHEILPVINKIDLPAAEPDKVKKEIEDIIGLDASEAVLASAKSGIGIEEILEQIVLKIPPPKGDRDAPLEAMLVDSWYDPYLGVVILVRVVNGVIRKGQNIKFMAGGTEHLVDRVGCMRPKIENLPELAAGEIGFITAQIKDISQTRVGDTITTVKNPATEPLPGFKEVQPVVFCGLFPVDANDFDKLRDSISKLRLNDASFSFEMESSAALGFGFRCGFLGLLHLEIIQERLTREYDLDLITTAPSVVYKIKLTHGNGEIELHNPADMPDPTKIDEIQEPWIEAIIYCPDEYLGSILKLCQDRRGIQKNLTYVGGRAQVTYELPLNEVVFDFYDRLKSISRGYASFDYHQIGYREGDLVKMSIMVNAEPVDALSMIVHRGTAESRGRGMCERLKDLIPRHLFKIPIQAAIGGKVIARETIAAMRKDVTAKCYGGDISRKKKLLEKQKEGKKRMREYGSVSIPQEAFIAALRMGEE comes from the coding sequence ATGACCGACCTCAAGCACATCCGCAATTTCTCCATCATCGCGCATATCGACCATGGCAAATCGACGCTCGCCGACCGGCTGATCCAGCAGACCGGCGGCCTTTCCGAGCGCGAGATGTCCGCGCAGGTGCTCGACAACATGGATATCGAAAAAGAGCGCGGCATCACCATCAAGGCGCAGACGGTGCGGCTCAACTACACTGCCAAGGATGGGCAGCTGTACGAGCTGAACCTGATGGACACGCCGGGCCATGTCGATTTCGCCTATGAGGTGTCGCGCTCGCTCGCCGCGTGCGAGGGTGCGCTGCTCGTCGTCGATGCCGCGCAGGGCGTGGAAGCGCAGACGCTGGCGAACGTGTACCAGTCGATCGAGCATGACCACGAGATTCTGCCGGTCATCAACAAGATCGATCTGCCCGCCGCCGAGCCCGACAAGGTGAAGAAGGAGATCGAGGACATTATCGGCCTCGACGCCTCCGAAGCCGTGCTGGCTAGCGCCAAGTCGGGCATCGGCATCGAGGAAATCCTCGAGCAGATCGTGCTGAAGATCCCCCCGCCCAAGGGTGACCGCGATGCGCCGCTCGAGGCGATGCTAGTCGACAGCTGGTACGATCCGTATTTGGGCGTCGTCATCCTGGTCCGCGTCGTCAATGGCGTGATCAGAAAGGGCCAGAACATCAAGTTCATGGCCGGCGGCACCGAACATCTGGTCGACCGCGTCGGCTGCATGCGGCCCAAGATCGAGAACCTGCCCGAGCTGGCGGCAGGCGAGATCGGCTTCATCACCGCGCAGATCAAGGACATCAGCCAGACCCGCGTCGGCGACACCATCACCACGGTGAAGAACCCGGCTACCGAGCCGCTCCCCGGCTTCAAGGAAGTGCAGCCGGTGGTGTTCTGCGGGCTGTTCCCGGTCGATGCCAATGATTTCGACAAGCTGCGCGACAGCATCAGCAAGCTGCGGCTGAACGATGCCTCGTTCAGCTTCGAGATGGAATCGAGCGCGGCTTTGGGCTTCGGCTTCCGCTGCGGATTCCTCGGCCTGCTGCATCTGGAGATCATTCAGGAGCGGCTGACGCGCGAATACGACCTCGACCTCATCACGACTGCGCCCTCGGTGGTCTACAAGATCAAGCTCACCCACGGAAATGGCGAGATCGAGCTGCACAACCCGGCGGACATGCCCGATCCCACCAAGATCGACGAGATCCAGGAGCCGTGGATCGAGGCGATCATCTATTGCCCCGACGAGTATCTCGGCAGCATCCTCAAGCTTTGCCAGGACCGGCGCGGCATCCAGAAGAACCTGACCTATGTCGGCGGGCGCGCGCAGGTGACCTATGAGCTGCCACTCAACGAAGTGGTGTTCGATTTCTATGACCGGCTGAAGTCGATTTCGCGCGGCTATGCCTCGTTCGACTATCACCAGATCGGCTATCGCGAGGGCGATCTCGTCAAGATGTCGATCATGGTCAATGCCGAGCCGGTCGACGCGCTGAGCATGATCGTCCATCGCGGCACCGCGGAATCGCGCGGTCGCGGCATGTGCGAGCGGTTGAAAGACCTGATCCCGCGCCACCTGTTCAAGATCCCGATCCAGGCAGCCATCGGCGGCAAGGTGATCGCCCGCGAGACGATCGCGGCGATGCGCAAGGACGTCACCGCCAAATGCTATGGCGGCGACATCAGCCGCAAGAAGAAGCTGCTGGAAAAGCAGAAAGAGGGCAAGAAGCGGATGCGCGAATACGGATCGGTCAGCATCCCGCAGGAAGCCTTTATCGCCGCGCTGCGGATGGGCGAGGAATAA
- a CDS encoding 2Fe-2S iron-sulfur cluster-binding protein codes for MPKLTVINRAGEESTIQADSGLSVMEAIRDNGFDELLALCGGCCSCATCHVHVDADWAGKLPPISADEDDLLDSSDHRNDTSRLSCQIQLTDALDGLKVTIAPED; via the coding sequence ATGCCAAAGCTGACCGTCATCAATCGCGCGGGCGAAGAGAGCACCATCCAGGCCGATAGCGGCCTTTCCGTGATGGAAGCGATCCGCGACAACGGCTTTGACGAACTGCTGGCGCTGTGCGGCGGATGCTGCTCCTGCGCGACCTGCCATGTCCATGTCGATGCCGACTGGGCGGGCAAGCTGCCCCCGATCAGCGCGGACGAGGACGACCTGCTCGACAGCTCGGACCACCGCAACGACACCTCGCGCCTGTCCTGCCAGATCCAGCTGACCGATGCGCTCGATGGCCTGAAGGTCACCATCGCACCGGAAGATTGA
- a CDS encoding GMC family oxidoreductase N-terminal domain-containing protein, whose amino-acid sequence MMRKPFDPFEAAIWKRLAETMLVEPARMAITPRQVVDNLQQVFGNMEGDKPRETALSVIATWVVLGGPIWHFAPRSFRIWRIERRLKNSRIDLFQDMARIRGIVYAGYYGHWIDQDDANASDAAAEDANRANPVFNAIGFTLPRHRTRAGTPDDPLITEHTGNDLPYTVFVGEDAIPDSVEVVVIGSGAGGAVAASNLADQGYEVLVVEAGPYLPSARMTPNEAHMSSTLFKDGAIQTTRNRDIIVFQGRTVGGSTVVNNGICLRLARQGETHPDAHDVLAHWRSIGAPVSEDALEASYARVEARLGVHEIDRRLGRNNGTRLLSGWDAYSAGSTDPLDQRAVTGWFRKNWGQKTEANACVSCGYCNTGCPYGRKRAMPESFLRHATLHAPRKARILPRAAVSHIGWEDRDAQGRRKASSVQVMLPDGRAKTIRVTRGVVVAAGTIASSNILSASGIKGTGRDISLNIACPVPALMPDPVVAWDEDQMATFVDRADFLIESHFQPPMSMASLVPGWFDEHFQRMLNYNRLASAGVLFPADRRGTIKKGKLGFDLEPSDLAVLRRALATLTKVHFRGGAQEVYPALLHGETLRAGMSDAEIDRFFEENIEEPDDVVLSSSHPHGGNAINSDPNKGVVDLDQRVHGTVNVLVTDASVMPSCIRVNAQLTTMAMSDRVTHGKRVFG is encoded by the coding sequence ATGATGAGGAAGCCGTTCGATCCGTTCGAGGCCGCGATCTGGAAGCGGCTGGCTGAAACCATGCTGGTCGAACCCGCGCGCATGGCGATCACGCCCCGGCAGGTGGTGGACAACCTGCAACAAGTGTTCGGCAATATGGAGGGCGACAAGCCGCGCGAAACCGCGCTGTCGGTGATCGCAACCTGGGTCGTGCTGGGCGGCCCGATCTGGCATTTCGCGCCGCGCAGTTTCCGCATCTGGCGGATCGAGCGGCGGCTGAAGAACAGCCGGATCGACCTGTTCCAGGACATGGCCCGCATTCGCGGCATCGTCTATGCCGGCTATTACGGCCATTGGATCGATCAGGATGACGCCAATGCCAGCGATGCGGCGGCGGAGGATGCCAACCGCGCCAACCCGGTGTTCAACGCCATCGGCTTCACCCTGCCCCGCCACCGCACCCGCGCAGGGACGCCCGACGATCCGCTGATCACCGAGCATACCGGCAACGACCTGCCCTATACCGTATTCGTCGGCGAGGATGCGATCCCCGACAGCGTCGAGGTGGTGGTGATCGGTTCGGGCGCAGGCGGCGCTGTTGCGGCATCGAACCTGGCCGATCAGGGCTATGAGGTGCTGGTCGTCGAGGCCGGGCCCTATCTGCCCAGCGCGCGGATGACGCCCAACGAGGCGCATATGTCGTCCACCCTGTTCAAGGATGGCGCGATCCAGACGACGCGCAACCGCGACATCATCGTCTTCCAGGGCCGGACCGTGGGCGGATCGACCGTGGTCAACAATGGCATCTGCCTGCGCCTGGCGCGCCAGGGCGAGACGCATCCCGATGCGCATGACGTGCTGGCGCACTGGCGCTCCATCGGCGCGCCGGTCAGCGAGGATGCGCTCGAGGCGAGCTATGCCCGGGTCGAGGCGCGGCTGGGCGTGCACGAGATCGATCGGCGGCTGGGGCGCAACAACGGCACGCGGCTGCTTAGCGGCTGGGATGCCTATAGCGCCGGATCGACCGACCCGCTTGACCAGCGCGCGGTCACCGGTTGGTTCCGCAAGAACTGGGGGCAGAAGACCGAGGCCAATGCCTGCGTCTCGTGCGGCTATTGCAACACCGGCTGCCCCTATGGCCGCAAGCGCGCGATGCCCGAGAGCTTCCTGCGCCATGCCACGCTGCACGCTCCCCGCAAGGCGCGCATCCTGCCGCGTGCGGCGGTGTCGCATATCGGCTGGGAGGACCGCGACGCACAAGGCCGCCGCAAAGCCTCGTCGGTGCAGGTGATGCTGCCCGATGGCCGCGCCAAGACCATCCGCGTGACCAGGGGCGTGGTCGTCGCCGCGGGCACCATCGCGTCGAGCAACATCCTGTCGGCGAGCGGCATCAAGGGCACGGGGCGCGACATCTCGCTCAACATCGCCTGCCCGGTCCCGGCGCTGATGCCCGATCCGGTGGTCGCCTGGGACGAGGACCAGATGGCGACCTTTGTCGACCGCGCCGATTTCCTGATCGAGAGCCATTTCCAGCCGCCGATGAGCATGGCCTCGCTGGTCCCCGGCTGGTTTGACGAGCATTTCCAGCGGATGCTCAACTATAACCGGCTGGCGTCCGCCGGCGTGCTGTTCCCGGCGGATCGGCGCGGGACGATCAAGAAGGGCAAGCTCGGCTTCGATCTGGAGCCATCAGACCTTGCCGTGCTGCGCCGCGCGCTGGCGACCCTGACCAAGGTGCATTTCCGGGGCGGCGCGCAAGAGGTCTATCCCGCGCTGCTGCACGGCGAGACGCTGCGCGCCGGGATGAGCGATGCCGAGATCGACCGGTTCTTTGAGGAGAATATCGAGGAGCCCGACGATGTCGTGCTGTCGTCCAGCCACCCGCATGGCGGCAACGCGATCAACAGCGACCCGAACAAGGGCGTGGTCGATCTCGACCAGCGCGTGCACGGCACGGTCAATGTGCTGGTCACCGATGCCAGCGTGATGCCCAGTTGCATCCGCGTCAACGCGCAGCTGACGACGATGGCGATGTCCGACCGGGTGACGCACGGCAAACGGGTGTTCGGCTAG